One stretch of Pelmatolapia mariae isolate MD_Pm_ZW linkage group LG3_W, Pm_UMD_F_2, whole genome shotgun sequence DNA includes these proteins:
- the LOC134616192 gene encoding interferon-induced protein 44-like — protein sequence MGGSSSSPTPPPAPPRRPTPPPSPTLKTPWRQVSWGNQEDLQYVKNFQLQNDQVRHVRVLFYGPVGAGKSSFINSVSNALRRRITCPALTNATNEEEGSFTKKYETHNIKKDTGQFYPFVFNDLMGLEEGSGRGVRVEDIKLAMMGHVKEGYKFNPASPLSTSDSGYNPSPSPEDRVHVLVCLYSGNTTEINSSVLQKMKAIREAASDLGIPQLAVLTKFDEACPETEKDLKNTYKSKLVKRKMGDLSSKLGIPLNFILPVKNYSEETQLNDDIDTLILSALRMMIDLGEDFIDSKL from the exons aTGGGAGGTAGCTCTTCTTCTCCTACAC CACCTCCAGCTCCACCACGTCGTCCTA CACCTCCACCTTCTCCTA CTTTGAAAACTCCGTGGAGACAAGTATCTTGGGG GAACCAGGAAGATCTGCAGTATGTGAAGAATTTTCAGCTTCAAAATGACCAAGTGAGACATGTCAGAGTTTTGTTCTATGGCCCAGTCGGTGCTGGGAAGTCCAGCTTCATCAATTCTGTCAGCAATGCCTTACGGAGAAGAATAACCTGTCCAGCTTTGACCAACGCAACAAACGAGGAGGAAGGAAGTTTCACCAAAAAA TATGAAACCCACAACATTAAGAAAGACACAGGGCAGTTTTACCCATTTGTCTTCAATGACCTGATGGGTTTGGAAGAAGGGAGTGGACGAGGAGTGAGAGTGGAAGACATCAAACTGGCCATGATGGGACATGTGAAGGAGGGTTATAAG TTCAACCCTGCGTCTCCATTGTCCACGTCTGATTCTGGCTACAACCCTTCACCTTCTCCAGAGGACAGAGTTCATGTTCTGGTTTGTCTCTACTCTGGTAACACGACAGAAATTAACAGCTCAGTGTTACAGAAGATGAAAGCCATCAGAGAGGCAGCCAGCGACTTGG GTATTCCCCAGTTAGCTGTTCTTACCAAATTTGATGAGGCCTGTCCTGAAACTGAAAAGGACCTGAAGAATACGTACAAAAGCAAGCTCGTGAAGAGAAAG ATGGGAGATCTGAGCTCAAAACTGGGGATCCCGCTTAACTTCATCCTTCCTGTGAAGAACTACAGTGAAGAAACACAACTGAATGATGACATCGACACTTTGATCCTGAGCGCACTGAGAATGATGATTGACCTGGGAGAAGACTTCATTGACTCTAAATTATAA